From a region of the Impatiens glandulifera chromosome 4, dImpGla2.1, whole genome shotgun sequence genome:
- the LOC124933738 gene encoding ribulose bisphosphate carboxylase small subunit, chloroplastic-like — protein sequence MAASTSMVSTAAAVTTINRVAPFNGLKSSAAFPAIKKSENDFTSISTNGGRVQCIQVWPTTGLKKFETLSYLPPLTEEQLAKEVDYLLRNNWVPCLEFQLEELNGFVHREYNSSPGYYDGRYWTMWKLPMFGCTDSSQVLKELAEAKKAYPSAFVRIIGFDNKRQVQCISFIAAKPDGYK from the exons atgGCTGCTTCTACTTCTATGGTCTCAACTGCCGCGGCAGTTACCACCATTAATCGTGTCGCACCCTTCAATGGCTTGAAATCCTCCGCCGCTTTCCCAGCCATCAAGAAGTCCGAGAACGATTTCACCTCCATCTCCACCAACGGAGGAAGAGTGCAATGCATTCAG gtgTGGCCAACAACTGGGTTGAAGAAATTCGAGACATTATCGTACTTGCCACCTCTGACCGAAGAACAATTGGCCAAGGAAGTGGATTACCTTCTTCGCAACAATTGGGTTCCTTGCCTTGAATTCCAATTGGAG GAATTGAATGGATTTGTTCACAGAGAATACAACAGTTCCCCAGGATACTATGATGGAAGATACTGGACAATGTGGAAGCTACCCATGTTCGGGTGCACTGACTCGAGTCAAGTTTTGAAGGAGTTAGCCGAGGCCAAGAAGGCTTACCCATCTGCATTCGTGCGTATCATTGGATTCGACAACAAGCGTCAAGTCCAGTGCATCTCCTTCATTGCAGCCAAGCCCGAcggttacaaataa